A single region of the Kocuria rosea genome encodes:
- a CDS encoding uracil-DNA glycosylase, whose product MSETQPLDRIMAPDWAEALAPVEPQIRQMGRFLREEHADGHRTLPKGPAVLRAFQEPLEQVRVLVVGQDPYPTPGHAMGLSFSVQPHVRPVPRSLQNIYKELRDDLGVDPPEHGDLSAWSRQGVMLLNRVLTVREGAPASHRGKGWEAVTERAIKALAGRGTPLVAILWGRDARSTAAWLDGFPTVESAHPSPLSASRGFFGSRPFSRTNQLLEQQGAEPVDWRL is encoded by the coding sequence GTGAGCGAGACCCAGCCCCTGGACAGGATCATGGCCCCCGACTGGGCGGAGGCCCTGGCCCCCGTGGAACCGCAGATCCGGCAGATGGGCCGGTTCCTGCGCGAGGAGCACGCCGACGGGCACCGCACGCTCCCGAAGGGCCCGGCGGTCCTGCGGGCGTTCCAGGAGCCGCTCGAGCAGGTCAGGGTGCTGGTCGTCGGGCAGGACCCCTACCCCACTCCCGGCCACGCCATGGGCCTGTCCTTCTCCGTGCAGCCCCACGTGCGTCCAGTACCCCGCTCCCTGCAGAACATCTACAAGGAGCTGCGGGACGACCTCGGCGTCGACCCGCCGGAGCACGGGGACCTCTCCGCGTGGTCCCGGCAGGGCGTGATGCTCCTGAACAGGGTCCTCACCGTGCGCGAGGGGGCCCCGGCCTCCCACCGGGGCAAGGGCTGGGAAGCGGTCACGGAGCGCGCCATCAAGGCCCTCGCCGGCCGCGGAACCCCGCTGGTGGCCATCCTGTGGGGCCGGGACGCGCGGAGCACTGCCGCGTGGCTGGACGGCTTCCCCACGGTCGAGTCCGCGCACCCGTCCCCGCTGTCCGCGTCCCGGGGCTTCTTCGGGTCCCGGCCGTTCTCCCGCACGAACCAGCTCCTCGAGCAGCAGGGCGCGGAGCCCGTCGACTGGCGGCTGTGA